The following proteins come from a genomic window of Alnus glutinosa chromosome 10, dhAlnGlut1.1, whole genome shotgun sequence:
- the LOC133879275 gene encoding uncharacterized protein LOC133879275: MTVLKSNILLLAIFAVAGILFSGDKNMAVGQPCQGHIEGLITQCALFVQKNVPKTIPSPGCCGVIKSVDIPCVCQHITKDIERMIDMEKAVFVVRYCGRQLAQGTKCGSYTVPP; the protein is encoded by the exons ATGACAGTTTTGAAGAGTAATATCTTGCTTTTGGCCATCTTTGCCGTCGCTGGGATTCTATTTTCCGGTGACAAAAACATGGCTGTTGGGCAACCTTGCCAAGGTCACATAGAGGGATTGATAACTCAATGCGCTCTGTTCGTGCAGAAGAATGTGCCAAAGACGATCCCGTCTCCAGGTTGCTGCGGCGTTATCAAGTCGGTGGACATTCCGTGCGTGTGTCAGCATATCACCAAGGATATTGAGCGGATGATTGACATGGAGAAAGCGGTCTTTGTGGTGCGGTACTGTGGCAGGCAACTGGCCCAGGGGACCAAGTGTGGAA GCTACACAGTTCCCCCGTGA